The Amblyomma americanum isolate KBUSLIRL-KWMA chromosome 11, ASM5285725v1, whole genome shotgun sequence genome includes the window GCCGTCCTGGTGAAAACTCATCGGTCCACATGACGATGGCCAACCTCACTAGGCCGGAATAGACATACAACAAGAGATACAGCTCCCTCCTAAGAATTCGACCTGTTTGTTTTTAAAAAGTTTAGTTTCAACAATTCCCATTCGAAGAAGTCATATCAGAAAAGTCGCATCCTGGCCTTCCTCATCACTGATAACGAAAATGTTGACCAACGGCTCTCTTCCTTCCCCAAGCAATACTGAACATGACAGTTGGCGGCCTCCCGGTCTTCGCGGTTGCAGGTTACAGAAGATGGCGTCCAACGGTACTCCTTCATTGAGTTTCTGAATATTACCCCTCGTCTGCGCACTAACAGatggaacaaaatggcggcagCATCCATACGACTTCTTCAGGGGAGACGCAATGCGGCGACTCTGAAAGCAGTCTTGAATGAATGCACTTGAAAACATGAATTGGTGCATTCTGTTTTTCTCATCTTTTATGTTAACAATCCGCCTGGTCTTTGCCTATATTGTTCAATTCCTCACATCTTTGTAACTGCGTAAGTTCGCTAGGTTTAGCGACCTCCTTGACCGGCTGAACTCGAGGCCGTCGAGGCGTCTCAAAAGCATGATATCGCCCATTTTGACAACAACGCACTTCATGCGCCTAAGAGTGCCGGTGATGACGAATTCACTCGCATCTCGTTGCGTTGAGTGCTCAGGTGGACGCGGCTTACTTAGCGGCGGCCTGGACCTCGTCGACGGCGTAGAAAAAAAGCAGTCGCCGAAGTCTTCCTATGAAGAAGTTGCCGCCGGAAATATGCCGTGTATGTTTACTTAGTTACCTCCTGACTGGTGATAACCATGTGACAATTAATAGCCAATAACACGTACACGCAGACGAGCAAATTCAATCCGATAAACTGAAACCAAAACCCATGACACCATTACCTTGCCAGCGTCAGCAGCAAGGGACCAACGCTTCGCCTGTTCAcgcgtacagtcgcgagtaaaaaaaggTTAGCAAAATGACGTCACCATAACAGCGAAAATCGCACCGTGAGGCTGGCGCGGCGTCGTGCTTTGCGAACATATCTGCCCTTTTTGTTATCGGCGCGTTCGTAACCGCACCGCAGAGCATCACATCAGCCGCTCCGGTTGCACATCACTAGTGCTAATCATTTCCCTCGAGACTGTGCACACTAGGAGTACATTCGTTCAATTCACTGCTTCATGACGCGAGTCGCGTAGTAAAGTACGGTATACATTTCTTACTCACCTATAGCGAAGTTTGCCTTGCAGCCAGACGTACCGGCCGTTCTAGGTTGCCGTTGTCAGATGCGTGCGGACCGCTCTGACTACAGTCACAGAGTGACGAGCGGTGCAGACGGGACGTGAAAACCAGAAGTCGGCGTAAAAAACGCGAATAAACCATGCATGACGTGTGCGGACGAACGACACTGTCCACGCTTAACTCTAGCTTGAATCTATCATTCACTCCAGTGGTCAGCTAATCGTCGAATGAACCATGCATGACGTGTGCACACTGTCCAAGCTTATCCTAGCTTGTTCCTATCATGCAGTCCAATGAGCCTCCAGTTTTCACCGACTTGCGCATGGTGTCCGAGCAAATTTTTAGCACACTCATTGGAAGCCGTTTTGATTCCAGGTCGTGTCCAATCATTGGACAATGCTGCTTGGGCCAAAACTTATCGTCTGTGCATTGACTGGCTAAACTGGCGACTGCTGTCGACAGATTGGGTCATTATTTGTCCGAAGTGACCAAAAACAGACTCGGAATTTCGCTCTTCAGCAAACGCAGAGCTAATCTCGACAAGCGTGCCAGCCCGTGACATCACACACGCAATGTTGCCCGCAGAAATCGCTCCGGTTGAGGGCACGAAATGGAACATTTAAATTAACTTGTGCTGCCTCAAGACGTCGCCAGGCTGCAAAATTTGGCACGAATCACTGGCAAAATCACTGGCTTACTATGGGTAAGGCAGTATGGGAGATAAATACAGAACCAGCTCATTGCCACCAAGCGAAGGGATTTTTGTACTTATTCCGCCttcctgaccgcatttcaaagCTGCTCCGGAGAGGGAAGTCCTCTGTAAGTCCCGCAGACGTCCCATCTCGATCCTGCCGTCCATTTTCGAACGTGTTTCATTCTGCGAGTGCATGTCGATACACTGTTGGAAGTACGCACCTTATTAGGACATCCGTCGGATATCTTTGACCGCGTGGGAAGGAGAGCGGAGTCGTGGGGAACAGACAAATGGAAAGTGGTCGCGGAATAGGGGAGGTGTACACGCAGGATCTAGACGCGGACAGAGCGGTCAGCAGAAAGGGTATCGGGAAGAGTCGACACGAAGAAAGTTGGAGCGAGGAAAGCGAATACCGGGAGCGCGGTCGCAGGAAAGAAAAGTGCAACCCTACAATCTAGCTTATGCATTGAAAAGGCCTAACAAGTGCATCCAGACTTTCCCTTTCCTTGGAACACGCGACGATAGACGTACTGATCTTACATGGATCAGAATCTAATCTTACAAAACGTTCCTACACAGTCCACTCTCATTTTCTCTCTTTCACTTGAGGTGATCAACTTGGCGTTCGAGGAGTTCTCGCTTCAGGACTCTATGGACTGTGTCCGCGACCGGCTGGCCCTGTACGCCGGTGAATTGCGGCCACAGTCCAGGTCTCAGCAGGAGAAACAGGCGCAGAAGCCGCTGTCGGGCGCGGGATCGGCCTTTGACGACATGGCATCCGCGACCCTGTTGGCCCGCTGGTGCGGACCGTGGCTTCCGCGCGACTACGCGCTACCTCCCAACACCGCTGCTACGCTCGTGTTCACTTCTGGAAAACTTGGGACTCCGGGATTCGGGTTCGTCGCGAAATATTACCTGACCGAAGCTCCGGTAGGAGGTAAGTAACAGTctattgactgactgactgactgactgactgactgactgactgactgactgactgactgactgactgactgactgactgactgactgactgactgattgattgattgattgattgattgattgattgattgaatggatgaatgaatgaacaagACTATAGCGATGCACAGGCGCTACGGGTGCACCAGTCTTAAGTCCGCTGTCTCGACCGTGGTCTGAGTGCTTGGCGCCTTCGTAGTAAACAAATGGTCACTGAAGAGAGAGGCACAGAAAGCAGGAATGTTGACCAGGGGCCACATTCTAAAACAAGTaatttcacgattcattcatttGCCTAATTACCATGGCAACTGCCACCTATGGCGTCATGATTGATGATGGCCAGCTAGCTATACATCGTTCGCCGGAACTGGTATCGAAGGAGGCCTGACCAATGGCGGAGAAGAGGCCGCCTTCTGGAAAGATTGGTCCTGAAACTGATTCTCACAAGACGCAGCCCCAGACCCCGGCTCAGTTTGCAACCGTACGCATCGAGAAAGGGTAAAAGGGGACaaactgaaaagagaaagagagaacagCATGAAGTATGTAATCCGTACAAAACGAAGGAACGGATAGGCACAATGACAGTCTTCTAGATCTATACTTTTCAAAGACTGGCATAAAGTACTGGGTAGCTTTCTGCTTCACTGAAACGCTTGCGCATGTACAGACTGTTCTAACGGAGTCCTGATATGTATACCACTTCAGGCCGTTCTGATGTCAGAACCATGCGCACTTAAATTATGGCACAACTTGCGCATTTAATTGTCTGCTAGTGCGTCGTGGAGGTCCAACATGACAAGTAGTTTTGTTGTAATCATTGTGATTTTGTAATTAAAACGTGTCGTGTTGTAATTTTCTTCACAAATTCTATTTTGTTTGTAAAGCCACGAAGGTTCATCACGCATCACGCCACATCTATGTTTGTTATGCGCTGATGCTTAAAGGTGCTGTCAAAGAAGTGTTTTCCCGCGAAAGAGGGCGACAGAAAAATGTCTCCATGATTATACCTTCATATTAAACTAGCGCAGCTGTTGGATGTGTTGCGTCATACCGGCGTAAGCTCCGCCCATTCTTCCAACAACGCGGCAAACTTGGGCGCTCGAAATTCAATCGGAAGCGCCGAATAGTCACATGACCTGCGAGCGGGGAGCGCGTTCTTGCGCTTCTATGCACGCTGTGACGTCATGGCGCAGGTTCGCGTGACCAGCATTGGTGACGTGACTTAAAATGAATCTTTAAATTTACAAAATGCGCAGAAGAGTGCCAGGATGGGGAACTCAAGTGCCGCAACTCCCAGTGCGTGGACGAAGCCAAGAAGTGCGACCGAAACGACGACTGCGGCGATGGCACGGACGAAGAACGCTGCGGTAAGTCCCGGACATTCGCGCAGGATCACGTCACTTTTACTTCTTATTCTGCGAGTGCTACCTCGTACACTCTAAacatcatcagcatcagcctgactatgcccactgcaagaCGAAACCTCTATGTTGTCGCGCATGTACACATGACACGATTCATTTGCCTTCTGATATTCACTGTTTTTGCCTTTGACGCATTTTTTCAGTGTGCGTCTAGTAAACCTCCTCGCTGTTCAGTTACATTGTTACAATGTTCCCGGAGGCAATCATTTAAACAACTACCGCTGTGGCCTACAGAGTTTTTTCCACATGTCGAAGGGATGCTGTCGACAGTTGAGTCAATAATCCAACGAACTTGGTTCGGTGTTTCTTTTTGTACTCAAACTTCTTTGAGCCGCCGGGCTTTGTCACTTCGCACAGTTTTCGCAGCTTATCGGGGGCGGGAAAAAAAACCATTTTACATTCGCCCGCTGAATAATCTGTTAGTTATCATGTTCCCACCCGGTCTTCTACGCTGGGCTTGCTCCCAGGATTCGACGGGAGCGGGAACGACGCGTCGGCGACGTGCGGCCAGCCGCAGACGGACCCATTCCGTTTCCATGGCGACGAGGACGCCTACATCGTGGGCGGTCGCCGAGCCAAGCCCGAGAGCTGGCCGTGGCAGGCGTCTCTGAGGCTCGCAGAGGACCCCGTCTACGGACACAAGTGTGGCGCCACGCTCGTCGCTCCGCAGTGGCTCGTCTCTGCGGCGCATTGCTTCCGAACGTGGGTGCGAGTTCGCCTCTCCTCGCGACTTCACACCCAGTGCGAGAGTTCCGCAGTCCTGTATGCTAGTTATGAAACTCCACTCCGAATCAAAGGGCAGGCATGATACCTGTGGCTAGTTTCTGGAGGCGGGAGCAGACGGAAGCACAGACTGAGAGCTAGGTAGTCAGCTATAGGTCGTCTCCTTACAGCAGTCAGCTAGCCGCCTTCTGTAACGCTTCTTGTACTCTAGGCATTATAAACAGTGACAGGGGAAGCTCTTTCAGGCCGTCTGCGACCTGAGGACAGCCCCTTGAGGGGACACGTCTGTATTAAGGCTGTGTATAGCTGGGATGAACAGTTCCGGCCTCCTGCAGCGATTTTGACGCGAGCACTTCAAGCAGCAAACCGAAGAATTGTTCGTCCAAATGCCTGAAGTACCTACAGTGCCAGAACTAGTACAAAGATGTTTCGGACAGTTCTTCCCACTGTAATGCGGCCGTAAGGGCAGTGCTTTCGAAGGACAAAGGACAGTACTGGCCATAGGTTGCCTCACCGCATGACTTGAAGAGTCTTCCGGCTATGTAAGGTGAActgcacaaattttgaaaagaagTTTTGTGCTTTACTGTTTCTGTGGCTCTGAGGGTTAATTTAGCCGAGAGAAACCAAACAACAGGACTGTCCTTTATTACATTTCGAACGGCGGGGGTGATACGCTTGCGTGTTCGCAGCTGGGGCGAGCCGTCGGACTGGATAGCCTACGTGGGCAAGTACTACCTCGTTGAGGAGGAGGCTACGCAACAGCTGCGCTACGTGGACGCGATCTTCATCCACCCCGGCTACCAGATGGAGGTGGTGAGCGCAGATTTCACCCCTACCGAGTACTCTTCTCTCTTTTCGTTAGTCTTTCAACAGAGCCTTAAAAGTTTGCAAACCAAAATGAATGGTACGTGTGACGAATGAacattcctttttattttttcaatgttgATGACGTGCTTTGAAACTGCTCTTCCTGGGCCTGGGTGAAATGTTGTTTGGATTGCACACGTCGTGAGTTCCAATTTGAGAAATGTTGCATGAAGGGCTCCTCGTTGTTCAGATGCGTAGGTCAAGGTGCAAGAAGATGAGACGATGCGAATGAGAGCGTCAAGCGCTACGGTCGACAAAAGCTGCATGATCTTTAACCACGTATGTTGAATGACAATATAAATCAAGGTATTGACATTTCTAAGCTGCAACTTTCTGATCTCATCGCCATGTTCATCCGTTGAATCTTACTCTGTTATTTTGTGTAGCATGTGATATCTGCTCAATTAGTGCAGGGTGATGTAGTTTATTTTGATATGTTGAATGTTTGTACCACTTGCTACGGTTCCATTTTTATTGCTGTATATTTTGCTTTATACTGACAGAGCTCGCTGCGTCCTAGAGCGTTGCTTTTTGTGCTTTTctcgctgctgctactgcctgaTAAGTGGGGCCAAGTACAACTCAAGCCGTGCTTGAACGGTTTTTCCTTTGGCTCTTTTTTTCATTGTATAGTGGAAAAAATTAACTAATTAATTCATTAATGAACTCTGATTCAATTTAGTGATGGAACTATTGAATGCGTCACACTGTCTGCGTCTTTTTCAACGTGGATTTAGACTGAGCACTTCACATTGATAGAGTTCGATTCAGTATCTCTATATCAATTGGAGCCATGCACAAGCTTAAGCACTTATTAGCTACTTGGCTGAAGAAACACCTATATTACAGATTAGTGCATTCACGTTATAATGTTTGTCTTCTTGTTTGGGCAGCAGCGCCTAAAACAAGAATAGAAACCTTATACTTGTTGCAAAAGAAATTCCCGCAAATCGAAAATGCACCATACCTTAATCACACTGCAccattattttaaaaaaaaaaccccagTTTATAACCATGTATGGgatgtatgaagaaaaaaagctttgGCTACTTACCACCAAAAGCATCCAAATGCTGCCGCCTTATTCCAGAAGTCTCTTACAAAAGTACACGCTTATAGCACGCGGCACGCAAGCTAAAAACAAGGGAAAAACACGCACAAACTATGGCACTTGCAGAAACTAACAGAGTCTATAGCTTTCTAAATGATCGTTATTCGCTTTGAACATTACAGAAGAAAGCAACTCATTTAAAGTCTTTGAAAAGAAAATCACTGCATACCTTTTTTCACTTCAGGCGTAACCAATCTGTTGATGTTTGCTGCGTTCTCTTTTGTGCAATTTGTTCGTGTTTGTTTTCTGGAAGATCTATGTCAACTGTGAAGCACGGTGGTGCATAGTCAATCGTTCCAGTTTGTATTCCCGGTGTTTTCCTTGTGCCCATGGagggacgaggggggggggggggctgattcTTTGTCGTGCATTCATTCGCCTCTTGGTCTACCCCTAGACGGCTGTAAGTGTTTGTCTgaataaaaaaatggcggtggtttagctctggttagacctggagtgacgcgacagctacagctggtcgagtggaacttggtcacgtgacgaaccacgtgatcagccacggcgtcccgccgccggcagctgctccacaccacctCTTAGGGACCGACACACTTTTACGtttcgtctccggaggttctccttcgaattggaGGCGCTGCGATCGTCGAAGAGTACGGACGTGCCTCACATGCGCTCCGCGATTTTTGGGTCCTCTGACCCGGTTAATCCCTACGGATCtccaaaattcttgctggaaccgACGCCGAAAGTGAAGCGGACCACGaggataccacttccaagccggtGGGTCCATTTTTTAGGATTTTATCGGACTTTGAAGTTCCCACGTGGTCGGCCAGGCGTTAAGCCTAACGATGCTTAGCACGAGCTCGGGGCTCCGCGGCCTTCCCGGCCTCGGCCCGCGGTGAAGACGCATCGGAGCGATGTCCCGAACGAAAACTTCGAGTCAGGAACAACCCACAATCACAAGACAACCAGGATTTTTTACGGAACCGCCCGAAAACATGGAAGAAGACTTCCACGACACCATCGACGTGACCCACGTACCGCGAGGCCACGACGGCCTCGTCGCTACAGGGACTCAAGCCCCGGGATGCAGCACCCCATCGACTCTACAACGACCACAAGTTAACGGAATGGACGCAGACAAAGCAGAAGGCTGGGCGGTCGTCCAgtcaaagaaatcgaagagacGCCAAACTGGCGGCGACAAACCGCAAATTTTGGCGGGAAACGGCGCAGGAAGGTCGCCATTTTCCGACGAAGCGGGAAGAAGCGCAGCTGGCGCACCGGAGAAGAAACAATGGGAGGGAGGGCCGAGGCTGCGACTGCCTCCTCTCCCGAAAGACGACATCAAGATAGTCCTCCGGCCGAGGGGACTCGCAGTCAAGGATCTACCGCAATACAAAGTGGTGGAAGCGGTGgttgcggccaccggaagaggatGCAAGGAAGAAGATCTTCTCGTCCGACTTCGCCACGGCTCGAACATCATAATCGTGAGCACAGCTAACGAAGACGCAGCCAAGAAGGTTCTGCACATCAGGCAGATCAACTTTGGAGGCAAAAGCTTTGCAGTGAACACACACGCGGCGGCCCCGGAGGGAACGCTACGGGGAGTTATTCACGGCCCAGCACCGAAAACCACATCCGAGGAACTCAAGGCCCACATACGACTTCGCACCCAGGGCGTCAGAGTCATAACGGCAAGAATGCTTGGAAATTCAAGCACGGCCCTCATCACTTTCGACGGCCCTACTCTTCCGAAGTTTCTCATCTACCACAGCAGCGAATACCGGTGCCACCCGTACAGGCCAACAAGGCAGGTATGCTAcacctgcggccaacaggggcatcgcatggacgtctgcccaaacccgaacgccaaggtctgcagacaatgcggacttcagaacccaacgacggaccaccagtgtacacccaagtgcctagtgtgtgacggcgaccacatcacgggcacgagggactgcaaacaacgactcaaatcagcgagcgagctgcggtggggccccctgcagcagcaacgcaagagccgggaccgcagccgcagaagaaggccgcggtggttccgagacgagagccaggaatccgggcgcagcggcagccgcggacgcagccgcaaccggagccggagtcgaggatccgagcgggacgagtccttcccgcccctgggacaacagcaacagaagcagaagcaaggacaagagcaacagaagaaaaagaaga containing:
- the LOC144111276 gene encoding transmembrane protease serine 9-like, with amino-acid sequence MKLLTLAVTVLCSAVQVFTRSFNLPAISEWDRACKDALRPDVVDNDPTYIVSPNFDGIARYPAGAFCVWTLRTPPGKVINLAFEEFSLQDSMDCVRDRLALYAGELRPQSRSQQEKQAQKPLSGAGSAFDDMASATLLARWCGPWLPRDYALPPNTAATLVFTSGKLGTPGFGFVAKYYLTEAPVGEECQDGELKCRNSQCVDEAKKCDRNDDCGDGTDEERCGFDGSGNDASATCGQPQTDPFRFHGDEDAYIVGGRRAKPESWPWQASLRLAEDPVYGHKCGATLVAPQWLVSAAHCFRTWGEPSDWIAYVGKYYLVEEEATQQLRYVDAIFIHPGYQMEVKTLLVENRKDHDIALLKLNAPVTLNGQVQPICLEELQDLADNTTCYVTGWGATREAEMSPVLKQAAVLVLPLDDCAAYYNETCVINNLMYCAGYEDGRHDSCHGDSGGPLVVKQAGRWQLAGVISGGLRCGEPRHPGIYTKLTPHYAWIRDVIAGNATPSP